From Poecile atricapillus isolate bPoeAtr1 chromosome 11, bPoeAtr1.hap1, whole genome shotgun sequence, one genomic window encodes:
- the ZWILCH gene encoding protein zwilch homolog, whose translation MAAERRRRAGGGLSGLLLRMRDEGKDSIPAHRYLYETDVEISLVGGSCKSPVEKFWNGSSAMYILQKAMHNEESDSMEESKIDDAVGASGVLPKESPGTLALSVGRAKQLISLYTMVQNPNMTHLGISDLVVLPPLWARCDGSDPQHTCWIGAEPLKAGNKVTGLNIYTVSCDGPTADKTRFANLEQLKMEHKIRHHSSVVTTKGFAQYELIAAAAIEDTIAEFGSNICVDITWNGVEKILETPPLISAATLNIVLESGDPRSPVFQLYRELQFLLVLAEGLKMGVTEWPEPSESESALKLVQEFLTDLKKKLDGDYTLGNKNETEKIKCDTAAVDSCIKSIFGERGDLDFIEQLWCKMKGVSSYQELIDCFTLVIKSLERGEIQPWIHQGSSSFLSQLIQQSYHGKMEDVSLSDITPIQMLLEIGLEKMKKDYVSFFIGQELATATYLDYFTSTSVDLQEQVHRVQKLHHMLEIMVSCTGLLQFRHENLFPLTQICMKYYKENPLDEKHVFQLPIRPALVKKFYQNDNPEVWKVEISSGHGQKEVKTTWQVSANAPVEHGTSDNSGFFSDSAVNGSSEERLYFITMTQCSQVQFT comes from the exons ATggcggcggagcggcggcgccgggcgggcggcggcctGAGCGGGCTCCTGCTGCG gatgCGTGATGAAGGAAAGGACAGTATCCCCGCACATCGCTATCTCTATGAG aCTGATGTAGAGATCTCATTGGTTGGTGGCAGTTGCAAAAGTCCTGTTGAAAAATTTTGGAATGGAAGCAGTGCAATGtatattttgcagaaagct atgCACAATGAAGAAAGTGACTCCATGGAGGAATCAAAAATAGATGATGCTGTTGGTGCCTCTGGGGTTTTGCCAAAGGAGAGTCCTGGAACCCTGGCTCTTTCTGTTGGAAGAGCAAA gCAGTTGATTTCCTTGTACACGATGGTGCAAAACCCAAACATGACCCACCTGGGGATAAGTGACCTGGTTGTGCTTCCTCCCCTCTGGGCCAGGTGTGATGGTTCTGACCCTCAGCACACGTGCTGGATTGGAGCTGAGCCTCTCAAGGCTGGAAACAAAGTCACAGGCCTCAATATTTACACGGTTTCATGTGATG gTCCTACAGCTGATAAAACCCGTTTTGCAAACCTGGAACAGCTCAAAATGGAACACAAAATAAGACATCATTCATCTGTT GTGACAACAAAAGGATTTGCTCAGTATGAGCTGATTGCAGCTGCTGCAATAGAGGACACCATTGCAGAATTTGGAAGCAACATCTGTGTGGATATCACATGGAATGGTGTGGAAAAGATTCTGGAGACTCCCCCACTGATCTCTGCTGCCACCCTG AATATTGTCCTGGAGTCGGGGGACCCCAGAAGTCCTGTGTTCCAGCTGTACCGAGAGCTGCAGTTCCTTTTG GTTTTGGCTGAAGGTCTGAAGATGGGTGTGACTGAGTGGCCTGAGCCATCAGAGTCTGAATCAGCTCTTAAACTGGTCCAGGAATTTCTGACTG ATTTAAAGAAGAAACTGGATGGGGATTATACACTTGGAAACAAGAATGAAACAGAG AAAATCAAATGTGACACAGCTGCTGTGGACAGTTGCATAAAATCAATCTTTGGGGAGCGAGGAGACCTGGATTTTATTGAGCAATTATGGTGCAAAATGAAAG gtgTCAGTTCCTATCAGGAATTAATAGACTGTTTCACTCTGGTCATAAAATCCCTGGAACGTGGTGAGATACAGCCATGG attCATCAAGGGAGCAGCAGTTTTTTAAGTCAATTGATCCAACAGTCCTACCATGGAAAGATGGAGGATGTTTCCCTCAGTGACATCACTCCCATTCAGATGCTCCTGGAGATTGGCttggagaagatgaagaaggattATGTCAGTTTTTTCATAG GCCAGGAGCTTGCAACAGCAACCTACTTG GATTACTTCACCTCCACATCAGTGGATCTCCAGGAACAAGTGCACCGTGTTCAAAAGCTTCACCATATGCTGGAAATAATGGTCAGCTGTACAGGCTTACTGCAGTTCAGACATGAGAACCTCTTCCCTTTGACACa GATTTGCATGAAGTATTACAAGGAGAACCCTCTGGATGAGAAGCATGTGTTTCAGCTGCCTATCAGACCAGCTCTTGTGAAGAAATTCTATCAAAA TGATAACCCTGAAGTCTGGAAGGTGGAGATAAGTAGTGGGCATGGACAGAAGGAGGTTAAAACAACGTGGCAAGTCAGTGCCAATGCTCCAGTTGAACATGGGACATCAGACAATTCAG GTTTCTTTTCTGACTCTGCAGTAAATGGAAGCAGTGAAGAAAGGCTGTATTTTATTACCATGACTCAGTGCAGTCAGGTGCAGTTCACTTAA
- the RPL4 gene encoding large ribosomal subunit protein uL4 produces the protein MACARPLISVYSEKGEASGKNVTLPAVFKAPIRPDVVNFVHTNLRKNNRQPYAVSELAGHQTSAESWGTGRAVARIPRVRGGGTHRSGQGAFGNMCRGGRMFAPTKTWRRWHRRVNIMQKRYAICSALAASALPALVMSKGHRIEEIPELPLVVEDKVEGYKKTKEAVLLLKKLKAWNDIKKVYASQRMRAGKGKMRNRRRIQRRGPCIIYNEDNGIIRAFRNIPGITLLNVNKLNLLRLAPGGHVGRFCIWTESAFRKLDDLYGTWRKAATLKSDYNLPMHKMTNTDIGRIMRSQEIQKALRAPKKKIQRRVLKKNPLKNLRIMIKLNPYAKTMRRNTILRHARNHKLKEEKKAKAQEKVAGKAQEKVAGKAPAAPKAEPAAKKAKTAKVAAKPAAKAKAEA, from the exons ATG GCTTGCGCTCGGCCGCTGATCTCCGTGTACTCCGAGAAGGGGGAGGCGTCGGGCAAGAACGTGACGCTGCCCGCGGTGTTCAAGGCGCCCATCCGGCCCGACGTGGTGAACTTCGTGCACACCAACCTGCGCAAGAACAACCGGCAGCCCTACGCCGTCAGCGAGCTCGCAG GTCACCAGACCAGTGCTGAATCATGGGGTACTGGCAGAGCTGTTGCTCGAATCCCACGAGTCCGGGGCGGTGGCACTCACCGCTCTGGCCAGGGTGCCTTTGGCAAT ATGTGTCGTGGCGGCCGCATGTTCGCCCCGACCAAGACCTGGCGGCGCTGGCACCGCAGAGTGAACATCATGCAGAAGCGTTACGccatctgctctgctctggctgcctCTGCCCTCCCAGCTCTGGTCATGTCTAAAG GCCACCGCATTGAGGAGATTCCAGAACTTCCCCTGGTGGTTGAGGACAAGGTTGAGGGCTACAAGAAAACCAAGGAAGCTGTTCTTCTCCTGAAGAAGCTTAAAGCTTGGAATGACATCAAAAAG GTTTACGCCTCCCAGCGCATGCGGGCCGGGAAGGGCAAGATGAGGAATCGCCGCCGCATCCAGCGCAGGGGACCCTGCATCATCTACAACGAGGACAACGGCATCATCAGAGCTTTCCGGAATATCCCAG GAATCACTCTGCTGAACGTGAACAAGCTGAACCTGCTGCGCCTCGCTCCCGGGGGCCACGTGGGGCGGTTCTGCATCTGGACAGAGAGCGCCTTCCGCAAGCTGGACGATCTGTACGGCACCTGGCGCAAGGCTGCCACACTCAAGAGCGACTACAA CCTGCCAATGCACAAGATGACCAATACAGATATCGGAAGAATCATGAGAAGCCAGGAAATCCAGAAGGCACTGCGTGCTCCAAA GAAGAAGATTCAGCGCAGGGTCCTGAAGAAGAACCCACTGAAGAACCTGAGAATCATGATCAAGTTGAACCCGTACGCCAAAACCATGCGGCGCAACACCATCCTGCGGCACGCCCGGAAC CACAAACTcaaggaggagaagaaagccAAGGCGCAGGAGAAGGTGGCAGGCAAGGCCCAGGAGAAGGTGGCAGGCAAGGCCCCGGCTGCACCCAAGGCAGAACCTGCTGCCAAGAAGGCCAAGACAGCCAAGGTGGCAGCCAAGCCCGCAGCGAAGGCCAAGGCTGAGGCGTAA
- the SNAPC5 gene encoding snRNA-activating protein complex subunit 5, with amino-acid sequence MLSRLQELRREEETLLRVKAALHDQLRRLRVEELALQSLIRAGEENVPVPLPALAEDTQQTLGQMDSEAAINQTELHLSVQNDKEEEEEEEEEESDS; translated from the exons ATGCTGAGCCGGCTGCAGGAGCTGCGCCGCGAGGAGGAGACGCTGCTGCGGGTCAAGGCGGCGCTGCACGATCAGCTCCGCCGGCTGCGG GTGGAGGAGCTGGCGCTGCAGTCCCTGATCAGGGCCGGCGAGGAGAACGTCCCTGtgcccctgccagccctggccgaggacactcagcag ACGCTTGGGCAGATGGACAGTGAGGCTGCCATCAATCAAACTGAGTTACACCTCAGTGTTCAGAATGataaagaggaagaggaggaggaagaggaggaagaatcTGAttcttga
- the MAP2K1 gene encoding dual specificity mitogen-activated protein kinase kinase 1: MPKKKPGPIQLNPAPDGSAVNGTSSAETNLEALQKKLEELELDEQQRKRLEAFLTQKQKVGELKDDDFEKISELGAGNGGVVFKVSHKPSGLIMARKLIHLEIKPAIRNQIIRELQVLHECNSPYIVGFYGAFYSDGEISICMEHMDGGSLDQVLKKAGRIPEQILGKVSIAVIKGLTYLREKHKIMHRDVKPSNILVNSRGEIKLCDFGVSGQLIDSMANSFVGTRSYMSPERLQGTHYSVQSDIWSMGLSLVEMAIGRYPIPPPDSKELELMFGCPVEGDSPVTETSPRQRAPGRPMSSYGSDSRPPMAIFELLDYIVNEPPPKLPNGVFGSEFQDFVNKCLIKNPAERADLKQLMIHAFIKRSEAEEVDFAGWLCSTIGLNQPSTPTHAAGV; this comes from the exons GACAAATCTGGAAGCACTTCAGAAGAagctggaagagctggagctggatgagCAGCAGCGAAAGCGCCTGGAAGCATTCCTCACCCAGAAACAGAAGGTTGGGGAGCTGAAGGATGATGACTTTGAGAAGATCagtgagctgggagcagggaatggtgGTGTGGTCTTCAAAGTGTCTCACAAACCCTCTGGCCTCATAATGGCAAGAAAG TTAATCCACCTGGAGATCAAGCCAGCCATCCGCAACCAGATCATccgggagctgcaggtgctgcacgAGTGCAACTCCCCCTACATCGTGGGCTTCTATGGAGCCTTCTACAGTGATGGGGAGATCTCCATCTGCATGGAGCACATG GATGGTGGCTCTTTGGATCAAGTGCTGAAAAAGGCTGGGAGAATTCCAGAGCAGATCCTGGGCAAAGTTAGCATTGCG GTAATAAAAGGACTCACATATCTGAGagaaaagcataaaataatGCACAGAG atgtgaAACCATCCAACATTTTGGTAAACTCTAGAGGTGAAATCAAGCTTTGTGACTTTGGTGTCAGTGGGCAGCTGATAGATTCTATGGCAAACTCCTTTGTTGGCACACGCTCCTACATGTCT CCTGAGAGGCTGCAGGGCACTCACTACTCGGTGCAGTCGGATATCTGGAGCATGGGGCTGTCCCTGGTGGAGATGGCCATTGGCAGGTACCCCATTCCCCCTCCTGACTCCAAGGAGCTGGAATTGATGTTTGGCTGCCCTGTGGAAGGAGATTCTCCAGTCACAGAGACCTCACCCAGGCAAAGAGCACCTGGCAGACCCATGAGCT CCTATGGATCAGACAGCAGACCCCCCATGGCAATCTTTGAACTTCTGGATTACATCGTCAATGAG ccACCTCCAAAATTGCCCAATGGTGTCTTTGGTTCTGAATTTCAAGATTTTGTTAACAAATG tttaattaaaaatcctGCTGAGAGAGCCGACCTGAAGCAGCTGATG ATCCATGCTTTCATCAAGAGATCCGAGGCAGAGGAGGTGGATTTTGCGGGGTGGCTCTGCTCCACCATCGGCCTTAACCAGCCCAGCACCCCCACGCACGCCGCCGGCGTCTGA